The following proteins are co-located in the Ignavibacteriales bacterium genome:
- the lipA gene encoding lipoyl synthase, which produces MIINQHQRAFKEAVEADKEPLGKRPEWLKVKLPTGNNYSDVRTLMRKNKLNTVCEEAKCPNIAECWNNRTATFMILGDTCTRSCGFCNIKVGIPNELDLNEPARVAESVVELNLRHVVITSVDRDELKDGGASIFSETVKLIRRDKSDCTIEILIPDFRGFEESFNIIMQNPPDILNHNLETVKRLYHAVRPQAKYQRSLDLIRWFRDKGLRTKSGIMVGIGENKEEVIELMNDLVVHGCQILTIGQYLQPTKMHLPVDRFVTPEEFLFYKEEGFKLGFKAVESAPLVRSSYHADKHARDEF; this is translated from the coding sequence ATGATAATCAATCAACATCAAAGAGCATTTAAGGAAGCAGTGGAAGCTGACAAAGAGCCGCTCGGGAAACGTCCCGAATGGTTAAAAGTGAAATTACCGACAGGAAATAATTACAGTGATGTTCGCACTTTGATGAGAAAAAATAAACTCAATACAGTTTGCGAGGAAGCAAAGTGTCCGAACATAGCAGAGTGTTGGAATAACCGCACTGCTACCTTCATGATTCTTGGCGATACTTGTACAAGAAGCTGTGGTTTTTGTAATATCAAAGTTGGAATTCCCAACGAGCTTGATTTAAATGAGCCTGCACGTGTCGCAGAATCTGTCGTTGAATTAAATCTAAGACATGTAGTTATCACTTCGGTTGACAGAGATGAACTAAAGGATGGTGGAGCTTCCATCTTTAGTGAAACTGTCAAACTTATTAGACGTGACAAGTCCGATTGCACAATTGAAATATTAATACCGGATTTTCGGGGATTTGAAGAATCTTTCAATATAATAATGCAAAATCCGCCTGATATTTTGAATCATAATCTCGAAACTGTAAAAAGATTGTATCACGCCGTTCGACCGCAGGCAAAATATCAAAGAAGCTTGGATCTGATTCGGTGGTTCAGAGATAAAGGATTGAGAACAAAGAGCGGAATAATGGTTGGTATCGGTGAAAATAAGGAGGAGGTAATTGAGCTGATGAATGATCTTGTTGTGCACGGATGTCAGATACTTACAATCGGGCAGTATTTGCAGCCAACTAAAATGCACTTGCCGGTTGATCGTTTTGTTACTCCCGAAGAGTTTCTATTTTATAAAGAAGAAG
- a CDS encoding 2-oxo acid dehydrogenase subunit E2 yields MPKMGESVMEGTVIKWHKKVGDPIKKDEVIFEISTDKVDTEIPSPEEGILAEIMVKEQETVSVGTVVARLSIRSSSGSSVGSSTRVVESATTSVQEQSARKTVEPLQMHDNFQNSFQLTEEINEETGFLSPLVLSIASKENVSQAELKRIKGSGQEGRITKKDILAFIQSRKTSESHHVAHELKTELPKPSAMPAPSFVPAVSSQSFGDGVEKIPMDNIRQKIMQHMVSSRDTSVHVSAMLEVDMTKIHNFIQKNKDEYQKRDGVKLTYMAFIANASVRALTAYPLVNSSIDGTNILKKKFVNLGIAVAIEPNGLIVPNIKGAENLNTIGLAKAINDLAFRSRNKKLTPDDISGGTFTITNYGVFGTIFGTPIINQPEVAIIGVGAVIKRPVVIEADGMDTIAIKPIMSLTISHDHRIIDGMLGGMFLKYIKDTLENFDPANL; encoded by the coding sequence ATGCCTAAAATGGGTGAGTCGGTTATGGAAGGAACTGTAATTAAGTGGCATAAAAAAGTTGGTGACCCAATAAAAAAAGATGAAGTCATTTTTGAAATAAGTACAGATAAAGTTGATACTGAAATTCCTTCACCCGAAGAGGGAATACTTGCAGAAATAATGGTGAAAGAACAGGAAACCGTTTCTGTTGGTACAGTGGTCGCAAGGCTGAGTATAAGATCAAGTTCAGGTTCAAGTGTAGGATCAAGTACAAGGGTTGTTGAATCCGCCACTACTTCAGTACAGGAACAGAGTGCTCGGAAGACTGTTGAGCCTTTACAAATGCACGATAACTTTCAAAATTCTTTTCAACTTACTGAAGAAATTAATGAAGAAACAGGATTTCTATCGCCACTTGTTTTGAGTATTGCTTCAAAAGAAAATGTTTCTCAAGCTGAATTGAAAAGAATTAAAGGAAGTGGACAAGAAGGCAGAATCACGAAGAAAGATATTCTTGCTTTTATTCAATCACGAAAGACCTCTGAGTCACACCATGTTGCTCACGAGTTAAAAACAGAATTACCCAAACCCTCTGCAATGCCTGCCCCTTCCTTCGTACCAGCCGTAAGTAGTCAATCGTTTGGTGATGGTGTTGAAAAAATCCCGATGGATAATATCCGGCAGAAAATTATGCAGCATATGGTTTCAAGCCGTGATACTTCGGTTCACGTTTCAGCTATGCTTGAAGTTGATATGACTAAAATTCATAATTTCATTCAAAAAAATAAAGATGAATATCAAAAAAGGGATGGGGTAAAACTAACTTACATGGCTTTCATTGCTAATGCCAGCGTTAGAGCTTTGACAGCTTATCCGTTAGTTAATTCCTCGATTGACGGGACAAATATTTTGAAAAAGAAATTTGTGAATCTTGGCATTGCGGTAGCAATTGAACCGAACGGATTGATTGTTCCTAACATTAAAGGCGCAGAAAATCTTAATACAATTGGACTTGCAAAAGCAATCAACGATTTAGCTTTTAGATCGAGGAATAAAAAATTAACTCCTGATGATATTTCCGGCGGCACTTTTACAATTACTAATTACGGTGTGTTCGGTACTATTTTCGGAACACCGATTATCAATCAGCCTGAAGTTGCTATTATTGGGGTGGGGGCTGTGATTAAACGACCTGTAGTTATCGAAGCAGATGGGATGGATACAATAGCCATTAAACCGATTATGTCATTAACTATCTCGCACGATCATCGAATTATAGATGGAATGCTCGGCGGTATGTTCTTGAAATATATAAAAGATACACTTGAAAATTTTGATCCTGCAAATTTGTAA